ggggagaagtggggaggggaggggaggagatctATTATCCTATGGTCCAGTATAGACTTAGACCTCTTTAACCTGGACCAATTCACTGAGCTTCCTGCTTCCATTGGTCCCTGCTTGGTAAATTAGAGGTGGTCATAGTAGTGCCTGCCTCACAGACAAATGTGTCTGAAACTGAGAGATAGATGTGACAGTACTGAGTACATTGACTGACTTTAGCATCCACTACCAACTCCTGAGTGCCATGTCTCTCAATATCTACCCAGTGCCAGGTCCTTTATATAGATTACATTCAGTTCTCAAAACGATGCTATTAATGTCAATAGTTAATCCCCACTTCACAAGTGAAAGGACCAAAGCTAAAGTAGGTGACACAGTGTTCTTTAGAAGCTTTGGATTAGGCCTTGATGCTGTTCGAATCCGGTGCCTTTTCTCTGCTGCATGCTGTACCTCCCATACCCTCTTTGTATGGAGCAAGGCCATGACCCAAGAGCCTGGTCACAGCGAGCCTACAGACAGCTGTCAGCAACCATACTTCAAATGCTTAGGCTGTCTAGAGAGAACTCATTCTCTTGGTGCTATGGCCTTGCTATCCACACAGTGAAATCCACAGGAGACCATGATGATTCCCTTACGGTGATGTGGAAACAGACGTGCTGTGAGTGGAACCACCTAGAGCTGCCCACCAAAATAAAAAGTGCAGCCAAAACCCAGTCCTGTGGTGGGTGAACAAGAAAGCATGCCCTCTAGCCATATGGCATTCACAGACCTTCCAGGAGTGGCTCTTACCTGGGGTGGCTCCGTATGGAAACATAATCCATAGCTTGGCTCCCATAAACATGCTTATCCCACGTGCTACATATGGAAGGAGAAATCAGCTTGTGTTTCATTAAACAGTTTGGCTCAGGTCTTTGGAGCAAAGATTAGAATTTGCACTTGGTTTTCATAGCATCATTAGCAAATCAGATGGCcaacaaacacaaaaagcaaGGACCGTCATTGTTAAATGCTTACAAACAGGCAAGGTATAAACCCCCTTGTTTAAAATAGCAACTAcaacggaaaaaaaaaagacctctctGCTCTCTTGTTTATTAAAGTTTAGAAATCCACCATAGggacccagggagtttaaaggttgagagagagaggccagactGACATCATCCATTGCCCATGACTGGGCTCCTCCCACCCAGGAACAGAGAGGCTCACCTGCAGGTCCAGAGCTGTCAGCTTGCCTTTGTCACCGGAGTTCCGAGCATATTCCTCTATGGTCCAAGAAGGCTGGCCCCGCTTCACCTCAGCTAGTTCAGTCAGCCGCATGTCTGTATACAGGGGGTTGCTCTTCATGTGGCCCTTGAGGGAGGTGGGGTAAGGATGAGGGCTGAACACCTGCTCCACCAGGAAGCCATCTTTGGGCTGCTTGGGCAATCTGTGCTGTGGGGGGATGTCatactgcctgtctgcctgcgGAAGAGCACAAAGATATCCAGAAAAGCCACAGAGATACCATCAGGTCTCACAGTGCATTTGAGTAGTTAGCCAGCTTTTTAATCAATGAGATGCCAGCAGACAGCCATGAAGCAACACGAATTTACTTAGGAACACATGCAACGTCTGCCTGCTTGGGGATTCTCTAAAGAGAGCTTCTGATCTTGATAATACCAATAAAAATCACATGTTTCCACAACAAAAGTAAGTTCTTTATAACCTGTCCCTTATACCATCCTTACCTGAATTGACCCTGCTTATGCAGTTGACCAATGGAGCTCAGAAGAAAAGGCTCCATTATTTGTCCCAGGACACAGAGCTAATTACACTTAGGTTGTAAACCTAATAAGCTGCTTTTGGAGTCTTTGCTTGGCTCCTGCATGTTGactcctttcttctctgtcccatttttttttcctatactcAGTGAGTAAAAGACATGGGTCACTCTGCATAGCATTACCCAAAAGCACTACTGAAAGCCTGCCCTGGAGGGAGCACTAAGCTGGACATTCCAGGCAGGGAGTGTCTAGTGACTCTCAGGTGACACGTGGCCCTCTCAGTGGATCTGTATCTGTACAACACTTAAGATAAAGGAGAAGCAGTGTGGAGGTAGGAGTGTCTGAAAGGGCTTGATGTCAATCATGCCCTCAGGCCTTGAGACTTATCACAGTCCTCTCTATTCTCGGGGAACCTCTAAGAGCAGTGTCTCTGATCTTTTCTATTTCCACCTTGAGGCCACCGGGTTTCCATATAAACGATCCTCTAGCAAGTGCTCCGTCATAAATGGGATGGTGTTTCTCTGTGATCTAATAGGACTGTGTACAGACACCCTTTGGCCAGAACTTGCCATGCTGACCTGTAACTGTTTGTCTGCCAGACCATCTCTCTCACTGGACTTTGAGTTCTTCCTAGGCAAGGGAATGACTTGTTTATGTTTTAATTCTGGCTCAAAAACAATGAATCCATAAAGATTTGTCCAATGTTAGAGCTCTGGGCATGCGAGAAAGGGAGCAAAGCATTCTGTAATACAAAGAGGGAAAAAACAAATGTAGCGGAGGCCATAGGACACGTGGACACATGATGAGCAAATGTGGTAGCTGTGAGTGTGCCTATCACATCCCTGGATTTGGGCTAGAAACCCACATCTCAGTGCACCTCATCCACCAGCTCAGAAACAATGGGTAAACCTCGGCTATCAAGGCTTTGCAAAGAGACACAGATTTGGGTAAGTCATACAAGATAGatttaattcttattttctaACCTGTCAAGGCTCAGGAGCTTCTAAGAGGCTCCACTGGTTTTCTTTATTCTGCTTACATCCCGTTTCCCAGTCTTTGCAGAGCTTCTCAAAGCCAGATCATGCACAAAGCCAAGGGTGGCAGACATTCTCATGAGGATAGCCTTGGTCATAGCCACTGGGCTGACTGTATATCTGCCACTCTGCCTTGTGCCAGATGTGCAGCATCTCATGCCACTGACTCATTAACATTTCAAGCATCAGAACTGCAACTATCCCCACTGAGGATGTGGAAGATCAGGTCAGAGAGTTTGAAAGATAGACTCAATGCTGCCTGCACAGCTATGGAAGTGACAGAGCCAGGGTTTGGACTCTCATGCTCCTAAGAACATCTCATCAAGGCCAGGCTTGTACCTGCTACTGATGAGTATGAGTTTGTCCTCTAAGATCATAGTcagtatatgcatacataatctGTATGTTTGAATAAAAGATTTTGCCCAGTACATCTGAACAAAGAGAATGAAtgctagagctagagctagagctagagctagatagagagagagagagagagagagagagagagagatagagatagagatagagatagagatagagatagagatagagatagagatagagatagagatagagatagagatagagatagagatagagatacgcAACAAACCCTGTAGAAGTATCCAGGTATGTGTGAATGAAGAGGCCTTGAGGAACACACAGAACCCAGAGGCCTgagaatgcagagatcagcaccAGCCATTCTCACCTTATCCTAAGCACAGAAGAAGTAAATCATATCAGAAATAATGTAGAAATGATGTGAAGAAAACTTTGATCATCTAACAAGGCCTGGGTGTAACAGGTccttaaatatttactgagtaGGTGATTGAGTGAATGGCCATAGCATTTTGGGGGAAAATACAAGAAGACTCATGGAggcagggtgggctttgaggtaaAATACAGCACTTTGGATAGAAATAAGTATGTGAAGTTCAGGCTCTGTGCATATAGGCACTTGTTACCaggcctgatgaccagagttcaatctGTAGGACCCACACAATAGACAAAGATAATCAACTGCTACAAGctgtcttctaacctccacatgcatgaacacacacacacacacacacacacacacacacacacatacacagtgaaagaaggagagacagagagctaaCAGAAAATCTTCAAATATCTGGGTGAGAATTTTAAGACTTTTTGCTGAAGCAAAAAGAGTGTGAGAGCAAGAGGCATTGCACACCTATAGAGAATTCTTTTAGGGAAGCAAAAACAGAAGCAGTCCGTGAGTTGAGGTGGGAGATGGAGGTAGGGTGTGAAAACTGCATTAGAGGATGCCAACAAGCCAACAAGACAGAAATGCATGAGAAATCGCAAAAGGTAAATAGGGCGACACTGGCAGCTAGACTGAGCATGCATGAGCCACAGCTCATATGGTCGACGCTGGCAGCTAGACTGAGCATGCATGAGCCACAGCTCATATGGTGCTCATCAGCAGGAAACATGGCTGGGTTATGGCCGTCCCCCACAAGTGAAACGAAGAAGAGACACTGGCTACAAAAGGAATAGAAAGTGTCATCTGAGACCCGAGGACTCTGAGAACTGGGCATGGCGATAGGACATTTTGAGGGCCTGGTCTTCAGCAATTTCTGACACTGGATCAAAGCTGAGACAGCGACCAAAGCTGGTTACCCCAAGAAAGATCACCACCAACAGGTGGCAAATAACATGAGGAAAAGTCACAATAAATATAGTCACGCAGTCTAGCAGGGTTACTTCACACAGTAGCTTCTTGATGTGAGACATTTCAAGTGGACCTTACTTAAGGTGGTAGCTAGTTCTGCTGGTTTGGCAAGGTAATACAATCACCTAACCATGTGAGTTCTCTAATGGCCATTTTTCAATGTTATATAAGACCCTAGGTTCCAGACATCTCACCTGAGCCTGGTATTTATGGCAGGTAGTATAGGGGGAAAGTGCCATGGGATACAAGAGCTTCTTTGGGATTGGGAAAAATAATGCTCTTTCAATTTTCCCTTGCCTCTCATTTGGACCCTGaattcaaactcattttcacaagtTTTGTCCTTCTGAACATCACTTGGGAAACCCATACGTCTTCTTTGGCTCCTCATCCTTAAAGCccatccttctccttcctcccaaaGATAGTCCAGTCCTCAGAGACCCTGGGAGGACATCACATGGCCTGTCCAATGACTATAGAAGCGGAGAGTAGCAGGAAGACAAGCTACAGCCTGAAATGGCATCATGGTGACAGAGTAGAGTCACTGGAACCTAGCTGGAGTGCAGGGATAGGATGTGTGTCCCTGGAACAGTCCCTTTCACCACAGGACAAAACAGGGAAGTCTTTGAACACATACATGCTTGGATTCCAGCACTGGTAGAGTGAGGTCTTTGATAAATGGTCAAAAGTTGCACTCACAGGAGAAGTGCATTGTTAGGTAGGAAAAAGGCAactaaagagaagaaggagacatTTTTTTATGATTGGTTGTTTTTCCTTGGTGGAACAATGACATCATTTCCTTATTCTTAGTAATAAACTATTCATCTTCCATATAGTGGAAGGGCTCATATTTTCAAGAGTAATATAATGCATGCAACAAAGTTCATGCATGAGACCTAACAGCAAGGACACCAGCAAGCCTCTTGCCATGCTTGCCTGGTACAAAGCCTACTTCAGCAAGGACAAGAAGATAACCTTGGTGATGTTTGCCTGCCTTGATGCGCTCCCCCTCCTGCAAAATCCTTCTCACACCACCTGTCCAATATCCCGACTGCACTGTCTACTGGCGGCAGCCTCCCAGCATGAGTGCCACCCAACTGACTGGCACCTTGGCAGAACAAACAGCCTGCTCGTGTTGCCCTCTCTGTTCTAATGTGCAGAGCCTGCCAATTCTGGAAGGGGAACCAGCACGGCACAGTTATGAGCAAGAGGCAAGGGCTTTTCATGGAATGTCTGAGGCTGTGACCAATCACGAGAACTTAAATTTCCATTACCTCCTTAGATTTCCGATGCCAATCTTTGTTATTGGCTGGGCCTGCATCTTTTATCTCCTCCTCGTTGAGGCTCATCCGGTTGGTGTATGTGATGGTTCGCCAGTCTCTGGGAGAGTTCGAGATGCTGGCAATTTTAGACTCTGTGGCACTGTTCTCCTCAGTCAGGGACCTGGAAGATGGCCTGGTAAAGAGGCTTTTCTTTAAGGCCTTGACACGCAGGCTTTCACTGTTACTTCCACTGGCATCTGAGCAGCACCAGTCAGGACTGTTCTCCAGCTTAGGTCCGTGGGAGCCACTGTGTGCACGGAAGACCCTCGGAGAGGCGCTGTCATCAGAAGGTGCCTCACTCGTCAAGGAGTTCAGGTCAATCTGCACATTCACTTTCTCCGGCTGCTGTATTTTCTGATCCAGTTTATTGAGTTTCCCAAGGACCTGGGAGATTTCCTCTCGGACCCCAGACAGCGATTCCAGCTTCCGCTCTATCTCACCAATCCTGAGAACCAGTTTGCACACGCTACTCTTCAACTCTTCCTCGGAGTGATGGACGTTTTCAGGCCGGTTACACTTGTCCCCCTTGCCGCTGGAGACCCCATTGGTGATTTTGGCGAGGTGGTGCTCTGGCGAACTATCACAGTCTGACTTATGAAGCTGAGACAAGGAGCCGGTGCTGTTGTAGCAGGATGACTGTATCACTCCTGTGGAGCCGCTGATGCTCATGTCATCGAGAAACCGGAAAATGTCACTGATGTCGTCGCTGACGATTTCTGAGTCATCGTCCGACTGCTTCATGGCATGCCTGTCACCGTACTTGGCCTGACCCGAAGTACACAAATCTTTGCATTTGGGGGGATCCAGCACATGCTGCTCTGTCTGGGTACCCACACTACTGGTGTCTGAGCTGTGCTGCCCACTGGTGCAGCTGATGCTTTTGTCTTTAAACTTCTTGACTGCTTCGTGCTTCTCTAGGTCAACAGGGGACGAGATCTCTTTCGATTTGAGTCCATTTGGTTTCACTGCATAGCCAGCAGGGAGAACCTTCTGTTGATCCTTTGGCACCAAGTAAACTGGATGCCTGTCTGGGCCTGAGAAATTGGGAGTCTGGCTGCCAGAATTTGGATAGCGTAGCTTC
This portion of the Mus musculus strain C57BL/6J chromosome 9, GRCm38.p6 C57BL/6J genome encodes:
- the Minar1 gene encoding major intrinsically disordered Notch2-binding receptor 1 isoform X1, with the protein product MEANQEASLFLVKILEELDSKQNTVSYQDLCKSLCAQFDLSQLAKLRSVLFYTACLDPNFPATLFKDKMKCSVNNQQSKKIMVAADIVTIFNLIQMNGGTAKEKLPMSCHKVRKKEASFESCRSDTEVCSPTVCEPLNCELSERPFSRGYPTRQSSKCRKMDCKECPQFVPASEPNFLLGVSKEVKNRAASLDRLQALSPYSVASPQPCEMQRTYFPMNIENEPMSDQDSLPISQGIKETFISSEEPFVVQSCVQKRNIFKEDFHNLMTVSPSLVGTTNKAEEGHGEPQSQKELHKPPFFNHSFEMPYHNQYLNPVYSPIPDKRRAKHESLDDLQASTYFGPTPVMGTQDTRRCPGRSSKQTPWPAKSWSLNTEEVPDFERSFFNRNPSEEKLRYPNSGSQTPNFSGPDRHPVYLVPKDQQKVLPAGYAVKPNGLKSKEISSPVDLEKHEAVKKFKDKSISCTSGQHSSDTSSVGTQTEQHVLDPPKCKDLCTSGQAKYGDRHAMKQSDDDSEIVSDDISDIFRFLDDMSISGSTGVIQSSCYNSTGSLSQLHKSDCDSSPEHHLAKITNGVSSGKGDKCNRPENVHHSEEELKSSVCKLVLRIGEIERKLESLSGVREEISQVLGKLNKLDQKIQQPEKVNVQIDLNSLTSEAPSDDSASPRVFRAHSGSHGPKLENSPDWCCSDASGSNSESLRVKALKKSLFTRPSSRSLTEENSATESKIASISNSPRDWRTITYTNRMSLNEEEIKDAGPANNKDWHRKSKEADRQYDIPPQHRLPKQPKDGFLVEQVFSPHPYPTSLKGHMKSNPLYTDMRLTELAEVKRGQPSWTIEEYARNSGDKGKLTALDLQTQESLNPNNLEYWMEDIYTPGYDSLLKRKEAEFRRAKVCKIAALITAAACTVILVIVVPICTMKS